The following proteins come from a genomic window of Nodosilinea sp. FACHB-141:
- a CDS encoding DUF1257 domain-containing protein produces the protein MSHFSQIKTKIRNLDSLKLALNDLGTDWKSGPCDVRGYQGQTQTADVVIAQDNGYDIGFRRNPETSDYELVADLQYWQQPLTVEGFLSRVTQRYAYNTVVAETSRQGFQLSEEQVREDGSVRLVVQRWNG, from the coding sequence ATGTCACACTTTAGCCAAATCAAAACCAAAATTCGCAATCTAGATTCCCTAAAGCTGGCTTTGAATGACCTGGGCACTGACTGGAAGTCTGGCCCTTGTGATGTGCGTGGCTACCAAGGGCAAACCCAGACCGCAGACGTGGTCATTGCCCAAGACAACGGCTACGATATTGGCTTTCGTCGCAATCCCGAAACCAGTGACTATGAGCTGGTGGCTGATTTGCAATATTGGCAGCAACCGTTGACTGTTGAAGGGTTTCTCAGCCGGGTAACTCAGCGCTACGCCTACAACACCGTAGTAGCTGAGACCTCTCGTCAGGGCTTTCAGTTGTCTGAAGAGCAGGTACGGGAAGATGGTTCTGTGCGGCTGGTAGTGCAGCGCTGGAATGGCTAA
- a CDS encoding DUF2997 domain-containing protein — translation METLEFIIYPDGRVKETVTGIVGASCAEVTAAIEAQLGTVVAQQQTSEYFAQRNEQTATETVAAQTAYSQW, via the coding sequence ATGGAAACGTTAGAGTTCATTATTTACCCTGACGGTCGGGTTAAAGAGACAGTGACTGGCATTGTGGGTGCCTCCTGTGCTGAGGTAACCGCGGCTATTGAAGCTCAGCTGGGTACCGTGGTGGCTCAGCAGCAGACCTCTGAGTATTTCGCTCAGCGGAATGAGCAAACGGCTACCGAAACTGTGGCTGCCCAAACTGCCTACAGTCAGTGGTAA